In Bacillus sp. DX3.1, the following proteins share a genomic window:
- a CDS encoding alpha/beta fold hydrolase, whose product MNEILRYFGTDSRKTKIIFLPYAGGYSLAFRSLHPDLENYFQIISIEPPGHGTSRLPLVSDIKELVELYLKAILPEIKNHSFILFGHSMGGLLSYLLAQKLERLGIFPEHIFISAACPPDYKKEIVSDLTDNDFLQYLIKLGGIPSELSKEKDFLELFLPVIRSDFKAIELFEHEDYTLIESPVHIFNGVSDSAPYKFEKNWCKWVKHADFHSFPGGHMFLLDIPKEVAEKIKSLALKRSEV is encoded by the coding sequence ATGAATGAAATTCTTCGCTATTTTGGAACTGATTCTCGAAAAACTAAAATAATTTTTCTTCCCTATGCAGGAGGTTATTCACTTGCATTCCGTTCTTTACATCCCGATCTAGAAAATTATTTTCAAATTATCTCCATCGAACCACCAGGTCACGGTACAAGTCGTTTACCCCTTGTATCGGATATCAAAGAGCTCGTAGAACTCTATCTTAAAGCAATTTTGCCTGAAATAAAAAACCACTCTTTTATATTATTTGGTCATAGTATGGGGGGACTTCTATCCTATCTATTAGCACAAAAACTAGAAAGATTGGGTATCTTTCCAGAACATATATTCATCTCAGCAGCATGCCCACCCGATTACAAAAAGGAAATTGTATCCGATCTAACTGATAATGATTTTTTACAATACCTTATTAAACTTGGTGGAATTCCCTCTGAATTATCTAAAGAAAAAGATTTTTTGGAACTATTTTTACCTGTGATCCGTTCAGATTTCAAGGCCATTGAGCTATTTGAACATGAAGATTATACACTTATCGAATCACCTGTACATATTTTTAATGGCGTATCCGATAGTGCTCCATACAAATTTGAAAAAAATTGGTGTAAATGGGTTAAACATGCTGATTTTCATTCATTTCCTGGTGGGCATATGTTTTTGCTAGATATCCCAAAAGAAGTAGCTGAAAAAATTAAATCCTTAGCACTAAAAAGAAGTGAAGTTTAA